The genome window TGAATCCTGAGACTCATGAGACAAAGGCACAGTTTGCTAAGCGAACGGCCTGGTGGCGGGAGGCCAAATTTGGGATGTTCATTCACTGGGGCATCTACGCCGTTCCTGCCGATTCCTCGCAAGGTGCGGCGGAATGGTATTTCTCCAATCACACCACAATTGACCCAGCAACCGGCAAGCCGAGGCATCTGCAAGTTGCGGAGTACGAAAAGTTTGCAAAACAGTTCGACCCAGTGAAATTCAACGCAGAACAGTGGGTTTCTATCGCAAAACGGGCTGGTATGAGATATATCGTCATTACGAGCAAGCATCATGATGGATTCTGTATGTTTCGTACGCGCTTAACTTCCTACAATATCGTGGATGCCACTCCCTATCACCATGATCCGATGGCCGACTTGGCTCGCGCATGTCGGGAACAAGGTCTGCATTTTGGGTTTTACTACTCCTTTATGGATTGGCATGCTCCAGACTATCTTCCGCGTCGTCCATGGGATACGCGCCCGACGGAGGGAGCAAGTTTGGAGCGTTACGTGGAGTATGTAAAAGGACAGCTTCGTGAGCTGTTAACGCAATACGGCCCCATTAGCGTTTTGTGGTTTGATGGCGGTTGGGAGCATACGGCGCAGGAAGAGCACGCTCTCGAGATCGTCCAACTTATCCGCTCTCTTCAGCCTAACATCATTATCAACGATCGTTTGAATTTGCCGGAGGATTACTCTACCCCGGAACAGACCATTCCATCGGCACCGCTCCCTAACGGTAGGTTATGGGAAACTTGTATGACGATCAACAACACATGGGGCTACTCGAAGAACGACACGGATTTCAAATCGGCGACACAACTAATTCGCGATCTTTGCTTGATCGTGGGAAGGGGCGGCAATTTTCTCCTAAACGTAGGGCCGACGGCGGAGGGCATCATTCCCCAACCAGAGGTGGATCGCCTCCTCGCCATAGGGGATTGGCTGCGTGTGAATGGAGCTTCTATTTATGGCACCGAGGCTGGGCCGTTTCGTCGTCTACCGTTTGATGGAAGCTGCACGAAAAAAGGCAACAGACTCTATTTGCAAGTATTTAACTGGCCACAGGATGGGATGCTACGCCTGCCAGGCCTCAAAACAAGGGTTTTGGAGGCGAGATGCCTGTTGAATAACCAGCGACTTCCGGTGACGACAGGCGCAGATGGTGTTATGATCGGCAAACCGGATAGGCTTGATCCTGCAGCGACCGTTATTGCCCTTAAGCTTGCAGGAGCACCGGAAGTAGAGAACGTACCCATCGTGGAAAAGCCTGGTGGGGATGGTCGTTTTTGGCTACCGGCGACAGATGCCGATATTCATGGCGAGCACGCTCAGCTGGAGACTAAGGGAGGCCAACCGAACATCGGATATTGGACGGATGTGCATGATACGGTGAGTTGGCTTTTGAAGGTTCCTCAGAGCGGGGACTACGAGGTACGGCTTATCTATGCTTGTGAGCCAGCAAGCGCAGGTAGCACATTTCAAGTGGTAGTCGCATCAAAAGACGCGCCGGAGTCTCGACTAAGTGGAGAGGTCACAGCGACGGGAGGATGGGATGATTTCCGTTCAATGGCGCTAGAGGGGCATCTGC of Chthonomonas calidirosea T49 contains these proteins:
- a CDS encoding alpha-L-fucosidase — encoded protein: MWSKRTKRLVFCAVTGACITIGSRLLAQSWPDLMVNPETHETKAQFAKRTAWWREAKFGMFIHWGIYAVPADSSQGAAEWYFSNHTTIDPATGKPRHLQVAEYEKFAKQFDPVKFNAEQWVSIAKRAGMRYIVITSKHHDGFCMFRTRLTSYNIVDATPYHHDPMADLARACREQGLHFGFYYSFMDWHAPDYLPRRPWDTRPTEGASLERYVEYVKGQLRELLTQYGPISVLWFDGGWEHTAQEEHALEIVQLIRSLQPNIIINDRLNLPEDYSTPEQTIPSAPLPNGRLWETCMTINNTWGYSKNDTDFKSATQLIRDLCLIVGRGGNFLLNVGPTAEGIIPQPEVDRLLAIGDWLRVNGASIYGTEAGPFRRLPFDGSCTKKGNRLYLQVFNWPQDGMLRLPGLKTRVLEARCLLNNQRLPVTTGADGVMIGKPDRLDPAATVIALKLAGAPEVENVPIVEKPGGDGRFWLPATDADIHGEHAQLETKGGQPNIGYWTDVHDTVSWLLKVPQSGDYEVRLIYACEPASAGSTFQVVVASKDAPESRLSGEVTATGGWDDFRSMALEGHLHLQAGVVTLKVIPITMPHGAVMNLRAIELIPQS